Proteins encoded together in one Vitis vinifera cultivar Pinot Noir 40024 chromosome 4, ASM3070453v1 window:
- the LOC100264411 gene encoding uncharacterized protein LOC100264411, producing the protein MIKTLKKLKTSYRDPSHHHNRSSKTSPPFATTHRPSLPLSLYPPESTHLESLPMAEIIPKETALQALNTIIQLHFEKTLEKKRAVDLQKKELWKLFQLFFIFLSLVFLAQTQSPRLQCRHCWVPIILLSFTHLIFYVSVAQTLRCINGFKYQRRCHKLTLGLATERLRQIKMRASSGNDEGDVVGDDFEIHYQEPPEAYFGKFKRNWALHFGFLILMYGFMVASSVVILCY; encoded by the coding sequence ATGATAAAAacgttaaaaaaattaaaaacaagttataGAGATCCGAGCCACCACCACAACCGCAGTTCCAAAACCTCACCACCATTCGCCACCACTCACCGCCCCTCTCTACCACTGTCTCTCTATCCCCCTGAAAGCactcaccttgaatcacttccAATGGCAGAGATAATCCCAAAAGAAACAGCCCTCCAAGCCCTCAACACCATCATCCAACTCCACTTCGAGAAGACCCTGGAGAAGAAAAGAGCTGTCGACCTCCAAAAGAAGGAGCTTTGGAAGCTCTTTCAGCTCTTCtttatctttctctctctcgtCTTCCTCGCTCAGACCCAGTCCCCACGCCTCCAGTGCCGCCACTGCTGGGTCCCAATCATTCTCCTCTCCTTCACCCACCTCATCTTCTATGTCTCCGTCGCTCAGACTCTCCGCTGCATCAATGGCTTCAAGTACCAGCGCCGTTGCCACAAGCTCACTCTTGGCCTCGCCACTGAGCGCCTCCGGCAGATCAAGATGAGGGCCAGTAGTGGAAACGATGAGGGTGACGTGGTCGGCGATGACTTTGAGATTCATTATCAGGAGCCACCCGAGGCCTACTTTGGTAAGTTCAAGAGGAACTGGGCTCTGCATTTTGGCTTCTTGATTTTGATGTATGGATTCATGGTGGCTTCTTCTGTTGTTATTCTTTGTTACTAG
- the LOC100247259 gene encoding trihelix transcription factor DF1: protein MLGISDFPESSGTASGGREGEDGGGGAVPTGCEEEERVRGEESDRNFAGNRWPREETLALLKIRSDMDVVFRDSSLKAPLWEEVSRKLGELGYHRNAKKCKEKFENIFKYHKRTKEGRSNRQNGKNYRFFEQLEALDNHPLMPPPSPVKYETSTPMAASMPQTNPIDVTNVSQGINAVPCSIQKPAVDCVAASTSTTSSSGKESEGSRKKKRKWGVFFEKLMKEVIEKQENLQRKFIEAIEKCEQDRIAREEAWKLQELDRIKREHEILVQERSIAAAKDAAVLAFLQKIAEQAGPVQLPENPSSEKVFEKQDNSNGENSIQMSSSRWPKAEVEALIRLRTNFDMQYQESGPKGPLWEEISLAMRKIGYERSAKRCKEKWENINKYFKRVRDSNKRRPEDSKTCPYFHQLDALYKEKTKKVENPDNNSGYNLKPEDILMQMMGQSEQRPQSESVTEEGGSENVNANQEEEEEEEEEEEDGDEEGGDGDEDDEADGYQIVANNTSSMAIMG from the exons ATGCTGGGAATTTCAGATTTTCCGGAGAGCTCCGGCACCGCCTCCGGCGGTCGGGAGGGTGAGGATGGAGGTGGTGGGGCTGTGCCCACTGGGTGTGAAGAAGAGGAGAGAGTGCGAGGCGAAGAGAGTGACCGGAATTTCGCCGGGAACCGGTGGCCTCGTGAGGAAACTTTGGCTTTGTTGAAGATAAGGTCTGATATGGACGTTGTTTTTAGGGACTCGAGTCTCAAAGCTCCTCTTTGGGAAGAGGTTTCTAG GAAATTGGGTGAGCTTGGATACCATCGAAACGCCAAAAAATGCAAGGAGAAGTTTGAGAACATCTTCAAATACCACAAAAGGACCAAGGAAGGGCGATCTAATCGACAAAACGGCAAAAATTATCGGTTTTTTGAGCAATTAGAAGCTCTAGATAATCATCCATTGATGCCACCTCCTTCCCCAGTCAAATATGAGACTTCTACACCCATGGCTGCATCAATGCCACAGACGAACCCCATAGACGTGACAAACGTTTCACAAGGCATCAATGCTGTGCCTTGTTCTATCCAAAAACCAGCTGTGGATTGCGTGGCAGCGTCTACTTCAACCACTTCCTCCTCAGGGAAAGAATCTGAAGGCAGCCGTAAGAAAAAGAGGAAGTGGGGTGTGTTCTTTGAGAAATTAATGAAAGAAGTGATAGAGAAGCAAGAGAATTTGCAAAGGAAGTTTATTGAGGCAATAGAGAAATGTGAACAGGATCGAATAGCTAGAGAGGAAGCTTGGAAGCTGCAAGAATTGGATAGAATTAAAAGAGAGCATGAGATTCTTGTTCAAGAACGGTCCATTGCAGCAGCAAAGGATGCGGCTGTGCTCGCATTCTTGCAGAAGATCGCCGAGCAAGCGGGTCCGGTGCAATTGCCTGAAAACCCTTCTTCAGAAAAAGTATTTGAGAAGCAAGATAATAGTAATGGTGAGAATTCTATTCAAATGAGCTCCTCCCGGTGGCCAAAAGCAGAAGTTGAAGCACTGATTAGACTTAGAACTAATTTCGATATGCAGTATCAAGAAAGTGGACCTAAAGGGCCCTTATGGGAGGAGATTTCACTAGCCATGAGAAAAATTGGTTATGAGAGGAGTGCCAAGAGGTGTAAAGAGAAATGGGAAAACATCAATAAGTACTTCAAGAGGGTAAGGGACAGCAACAAGAGAAGGCCTGAAGATTCAAAGACATGTCCATACTTTCATCAGCTCGATGCCCTCTACAAGGAGAAGACTAAGAAGGTAGAGAATCCAGATAACAATTCAGGCTATAACTTGAAGCCTGAAGACATTTTAATGCAAATGATGGGACAGTCAGAACAACGGCCACAGTCAGAATCAGTAACAGAAGAGGGTGGAAGCGAGAATGTCAATGCaaatcaagaagaagaagaagaagaagaagaagaagaagaagatggcgATGAAGAAGGTGGAGATggagatgaagatgatgaagcAGATGGTTATCAGATTGTAGCTAATAATACTTCTTCAATGGCAATTATGGGGtga